One Seleniivibrio woodruffii DNA window includes the following coding sequences:
- a CDS encoding FAD-dependent oxidoreductase: MQRFIKQFILLTAVAVSALAAATAYAKDKVYEADVVVVGAGSSGLSAAVSAAYSGAKVIVLEKQDMAGGSSNLAEGLFAVETDELRKKSVTLTPMEAFKHSMEFNHYRADSKLVHLYLNEGKNTINWLKEQGVEFDPIKISPTEAPVWHLVKDKNGIHHGASLIATMVGKANELGVKILYSTPGKNLIMKDGKVSGVEGTNDKGDRVLVYAKAVILATGGFPNSKEMIAKHTRFNADSVFATAPLDKTGDGINMALAAGADSEGWGLMLHPGTKRPLGPMFAMTWQPSLWVNKYGKRFVDEDVVYSFAMAGNAIERERDHAIWTVFDDATVKYIAEQGIDNGLGVLIPLGTKLPNLVDEMKGEKAKGNKDVAIASSIEDLAKQMGVDPKTLATTVKNYNSYIVNNVDPEFDRDTRKMTPVKTGNFYAIKVYPYFFVSLGGARVNEKMQAINDKDEPINGLYVAGCDVGGLYGDTYTLWASGSAFSFAATSGRIAGADAAKYIKTVK, encoded by the coding sequence ATGCAGAGATTTATTAAGCAATTTATTCTGTTAACGGCAGTTGCCGTTTCCGCTTTGGCAGCCGCCACGGCATACGCCAAAGACAAAGTTTATGAAGCCGACGTGGTGGTTGTGGGTGCCGGTTCATCCGGTCTTTCCGCTGCGGTTTCGGCAGCGTACTCCGGTGCGAAGGTCATTGTTCTAGAGAAACAGGACATGGCGGGCGGCAGTTCAAACCTTGCCGAAGGTCTTTTTGCTGTGGAGACTGACGAACTCCGCAAAAAATCTGTAACCCTTACACCTATGGAGGCATTCAAACACTCCATGGAGTTCAACCACTACAGGGCAGATTCCAAACTGGTTCACCTCTATCTTAACGAAGGGAAAAACACAATCAACTGGCTGAAAGAGCAGGGTGTGGAATTTGATCCTATCAAAATATCCCCCACCGAAGCTCCCGTATGGCACCTTGTGAAAGATAAGAACGGCATCCACCACGGCGCATCACTCATTGCTACAATGGTGGGCAAAGCCAACGAACTCGGCGTTAAAATTCTCTACTCAACTCCCGGAAAAAACCTCATCATGAAGGACGGAAAAGTTTCCGGTGTTGAAGGTACAAACGATAAAGGCGACAGAGTTCTTGTCTACGCCAAAGCAGTGATCCTTGCTACAGGCGGTTTCCCCAACAGCAAAGAGATGATTGCTAAACATACAAGATTCAATGCTGATTCAGTGTTCGCCACTGCTCCCCTTGATAAGACAGGCGACGGCATCAACATGGCTCTTGCGGCAGGCGCAGACAGCGAAGGCTGGGGACTTATGCTCCACCCCGGAACAAAAAGACCCCTTGGCCCCATGTTCGCTATGACATGGCAGCCCTCTCTCTGGGTAAACAAGTATGGCAAACGCTTCGTTGATGAAGACGTTGTTTACAGCTTCGCAATGGCAGGCAACGCCATCGAACGTGAAAGAGACCACGCAATCTGGACTGTGTTTGATGATGCCACAGTTAAATACATAGCCGAACAGGGTATCGACAATGGACTCGGCGTTCTTATCCCCCTCGGCACAAAACTTCCCAACCTTGTGGACGAGATGAAGGGCGAGAAAGCGAAAGGCAATAAAGACGTTGCCATAGCTTCCAGCATCGAAGATCTGGCAAAACAGATGGGTGTTGACCCCAAAACACTTGCTACAACAGTGAAAAACTATAACTCCTATATAGTTAATAACGTTGACCCTGAGTTTGACAGAGACACCAGAAAGATGACTCCCGTTAAAACAGGAAACTTCTATGCTATAAAAGTTTACCCCTATTTCTTCGTATCTCTGGGCGGAGCCCGTGTTAACGAGAAAATGCAGGCCATCAATGACAAAGACGAACCCATCAACGGTCTTTATGTTGCAGGATGCGACGTGGGCGGGCTTTACGGTGACACATACACCCTGTGGGCATCCGGTTCTGCTTTCTCATTTGCTGCAACATCCGGCAGGATTGCAGGTGCCGACGCTGCGAAATACATTAAAACAGTTAAATAA
- a CDS encoding response regulator transcription factor, translated as MSSEKKYKVFLVDDHAIVREGLAKLINQEEDMEICGSADDAPVALNMLFNIEPDIAIVDLSLASSDGLDLIKSIKARYPNVHILVLSMREELVFAERCVRAGASGYIMKSEKPTAIIDAMRKIIKGKIYFSDRMTEHVLNKAMNLKNCHDRDVVETLSDREFQVFQLIGNGFASKQIAENLNLSVKTIDAFRESMKHKLGLKSSAELTQFAIKWAHYQDIIS; from the coding sequence ATGAGCAGTGAAAAAAAGTACAAGGTCTTTCTGGTTGATGATCATGCCATTGTGAGAGAAGGGCTTGCAAAACTCATAAATCAGGAAGAGGATATGGAAATATGCGGATCTGCGGATGATGCTCCGGTTGCGCTGAACATGCTGTTCAATATTGAACCGGATATAGCTATCGTGGATCTTTCGCTGGCATCATCCGATGGACTTGATCTCATAAAGAGCATAAAGGCCCGCTATCCGAACGTCCACATTCTGGTTCTCTCCATGCGGGAGGAGCTTGTTTTTGCCGAAAGATGCGTCCGCGCGGGAGCGTCGGGATATATCATGAAAAGCGAGAAGCCCACGGCAATAATCGATGCCATGAGAAAGATAATCAAAGGCAAGATATATTTCAGCGACAGGATGACTGAGCATGTTCTGAACAAGGCAATGAATCTGAAGAACTGCCATGACAGAGATGTGGTTGAAACGTTGAGCGACAGAGAGTTTCAGGTGTTTCAGCTCATAGGCAACGGATTTGCGTCGAAGCAGATAGCCGAAAATCTGAACCTGAGCGTGAAGACCATTGATGCATTCAGGGAGAGCATGAAACACAAGCTGGGGCTGAAAAGTTCCGCAGAACTCACACAGTTCGCCATCAAGTGGGCGCATTATCAGGATATCATCTCCTGA
- a CDS encoding PAS domain-containing sensor histidine kinase, producing MTDAEIIEGLRQEISMVKAAYNELLNDERRKMLMLDDVPLGEIVLDPDSRMIGVNKGFEEFLGYSREEFLSMRFHDLLAEGVDIHESIFPVFKRTGIVKNITWKMKKKNGDVITVLLYGRAVYDADGNFAQARGIILNITDRVNADEALKKSEQEKALILDVMSDCIIYYDTDMRVIWANRVASKLSGIPVENIAGKYCYEICHKEKGFCRGCPVGHPMMSKEPQSGEVRAAGMVFHILTHPVLSEKGDFVGLVQVIRDITEQKMLERQILEMLSNERKKIGNDLHDGLGQVLTGISFLATALQQELKHKLPSESSSASDIVEYTKKALNMMRSVINGLCPVSEDEQGLMSALENMASGVEKIYGIKCGYVCRKPVIIADYEVCNHLYFIAHEAMTNAVKHSGCSQINIFITKNFDQLRLEISDNGVGMADCRKSLNGQGLRIMKYRASIIGADIDIINNISGGTSVIATMKVPHGEESDEQ from the coding sequence ATGACCGATGCGGAGATTATTGAGGGATTAAGGCAGGAGATATCCATGGTCAAAGCGGCATACAATGAGCTGCTGAACGATGAACGGAGAAAGATGCTGATGTTGGATGACGTGCCACTGGGGGAGATAGTACTTGATCCCGACAGCAGAATGATAGGTGTTAACAAGGGATTTGAGGAGTTTCTCGGTTACTCCCGAGAGGAGTTTCTCTCCATGCGCTTTCACGATCTGCTGGCAGAGGGTGTCGATATCCACGAATCCATTTTTCCCGTTTTTAAGAGAACGGGAATTGTCAAAAACATCACATGGAAGATGAAGAAGAAGAACGGGGACGTTATAACGGTTCTGCTTTACGGAAGGGCGGTTTATGATGCCGACGGAAATTTTGCACAGGCGAGGGGAATAATTCTCAACATCACGGACAGGGTGAACGCTGATGAAGCACTCAAGAAATCTGAGCAGGAAAAGGCACTGATTCTGGACGTTATGTCCGACTGCATAATATATTACGATACCGATATGAGAGTGATATGGGCCAACAGGGTGGCTTCAAAGCTTTCGGGGATACCTGTTGAAAATATAGCCGGAAAATACTGCTACGAAATATGCCATAAAGAAAAGGGCTTCTGCAGGGGCTGTCCTGTGGGGCATCCCATGATGTCAAAAGAGCCTCAGTCGGGCGAAGTGCGCGCGGCTGGGATGGTGTTCCATATTCTCACCCACCCTGTGCTCAGTGAGAAGGGTGATTTCGTAGGGCTGGTGCAGGTCATCAGAGATATCACCGAACAGAAGATGCTTGAACGGCAGATTCTGGAGATGCTGAGCAATGAACGCAAGAAGATAGGCAACGATCTGCACGATGGGCTTGGACAGGTGCTCACGGGGATTTCGTTTCTTGCCACTGCGCTTCAGCAGGAGCTGAAGCATAAACTGCCCTCAGAATCTTCATCTGCATCGGATATAGTGGAATACACCAAGAAAGCTCTGAACATGATGCGCAGCGTGATAAACGGTTTATGCCCTGTGAGTGAGGATGAACAGGGACTGATGTCCGCACTGGAGAACATGGCATCGGGCGTTGAGAAAATCTACGGAATAAAGTGCGGCTATGTATGCAGAAAACCGGTCATAATTGCGGATTATGAAGTTTGCAACCACCTCTATTTCATCGCCCATGAGGCAATGACGAATGCTGTGAAGCACAGCGGCTGTTCGCAGATAAACATCTTTATAACCAAAAATTTTGATCAGCTCAGGCTCGAAATCAGCGACAACGGAGTCGGAATGGCGGACTGCAGGAAAAGTCTGAACGGGCAGGGTCTTCGTATAATGAAATACCGGGCGTCCATAATCGGGGCGGATATAGATATCATAAACAATATAAGCGGCGGGACTTCGGTGATAGCCACCATGAAGGTGCCGCATGGTGAGGAATCTGATGAGCAGTGA